A DNA window from Chlamydia felis Fe/C-56 contains the following coding sequences:
- a CDS encoding LOG family protein: MQMACSSVRLILYKTRFLCFALLTSVLTLEAAVQDWDAQHIHDCEQIISSTQFHSDYGPWVVVVGGCSPTDENYKKAQHAGLLLAMNGYSVVTGSGPGIMEAANSGTVLAGGISLGFILKGEDLNEYIPEGNYLQVSHISHRLEGMIGNSSGCIAFPGGLGTLDEVVFALDNFRYQAVPRPVVLVGFRFWGTLVEWMKNLHYTHTCPQNLYLVDSEEEAVEIIFSHYRSQPCSLISN, from the coding sequence ATGCAAATGGCGTGCTCGTCCGTGAGATTGATTTTGTATAAGACACGGTTTCTTTGCTTCGCACTGTTGACTAGTGTCCTTACTTTAGAGGCTGCTGTTCAAGATTGGGATGCTCAGCATATTCATGATTGCGAGCAGATTATTTCTTCAACTCAATTTCACAGTGATTACGGTCCTTGGGTTGTTGTAGTTGGTGGATGCTCTCCTACGGATGAAAATTATAAAAAGGCTCAACATGCAGGTCTTTTACTAGCGATGAATGGCTATTCCGTTGTTACAGGATCAGGTCCTGGTATTATGGAAGCTGCCAACTCAGGAACTGTACTAGCTGGAGGAATTTCTTTAGGATTTATTCTAAAAGGTGAAGACCTCAATGAGTATATTCCTGAAGGAAATTATCTACAGGTTTCTCATATTTCCCATCGTCTGGAAGGAATGATTGGCAATTCTTCTGGATGCATAGCTTTCCCCGGAGGATTGGGGACGCTAGATGAGGTGGTTTTTGCTTTAGATAACTTTAGATACCAGGCAGTCCCCAGGCCTGTTGTTCTCGTGGGATTTCGGTTTTGGGGAACTCTAGTGGAGTGGATGAAAAATTTGCACTACACTCATACATGTCCACAAAATTTATACTTAGTTGATTCTGAGGAAGAGGCTGTAGAGATCATTTTTTCTCATTATAGGAGTCAACCCTGTTCTCTTATTTCTAACTAA
- a CDS encoding flavin prenyltransferase UbiX — MKRYVIGISGASGIVLAVRLIQELSNMKHNVEVILSPAAIKTLYYELEASSLLSLIPEENHPYIHQHNIKSIESKLASGSYHVDGTVIVPCSMATVAALSMGLGDNLLRRVADVALKERRKLILVPRESPLHAIHLENLLKLSQNGAIIFPPMPMWYFKPQTVEEITNAIVGKILSLLEIESNLQKVWGNPT; from the coding sequence ATGAAACGCTATGTTATAGGCATTTCCGGAGCTTCTGGGATTGTATTAGCCGTAAGACTTATTCAAGAACTATCTAACATGAAGCATAATGTTGAGGTTATTCTTTCCCCCGCAGCCATAAAGACTCTCTACTATGAATTAGAAGCCTCTTCTTTACTTTCGTTAATTCCTGAAGAAAATCATCCCTACATTCATCAACACAATATCAAATCTATAGAAAGCAAACTAGCTTCGGGGTCTTATCATGTAGACGGTACTGTTATAGTTCCTTGTAGCATGGCTACAGTCGCAGCTCTTTCAATGGGGTTGGGAGATAATCTCTTAAGAAGGGTTGCTGATGTCGCCTTAAAAGAACGTAGAAAATTAATCCTAGTTCCCAGAGAAAGCCCCCTACATGCCATTCATTTAGAAAACCTACTCAAATTATCTCAAAACGGGGCTATAATCTTTCCGCCCATGCCTATGTGGTACTTCAAACCTCAAACTGTGGAAGAGATTACTAATGCTATAGTGGGAAAAATTCTTTCGTTGTTAGAGATAGAGAGTAATTTACAGAAAGTTTGGGGAAACCCAACCTAA
- a CDS encoding 4-hydroxybenzoate octaprenyltransferase, which produces MKIKHLRQLLNVKHALFSAIFLSATTTLALTFPEISAEFSGNRWSILFIGGFAFLCARTVGILANQIIDLRIDAKNPRTHLRILPGKKLPFHFVLLITILSAFSFMILSMYLNKTCFGLSFISILLMIVYAYAKRVTYLCHWMLGLVYYLAILMNFYALSAGYLSLKMFSIASLWGLTAAMIIAANDIIYAIQDLDFDKQEKLYSIPACFGEEKAIRIASACLIMSLLSYMAVILLASFTKWGIMLSIFPVLVIGKTIKNYHKIGEGNDKLEKCFFRGNVYLALSFFVVMVGLFIL; this is translated from the coding sequence GTGAAAATAAAGCATCTTAGACAGTTATTAAACGTGAAACATGCCTTATTTTCGGCTATATTTCTTTCAGCAACCACAACGCTAGCATTGACATTCCCTGAGATTTCTGCGGAATTTTCGGGAAACAGGTGGTCAATCCTATTCATTGGTGGATTCGCTTTTCTGTGCGCTAGAACAGTAGGTATATTAGCAAATCAGATAATTGATCTTAGGATAGATGCAAAGAACCCTAGGACGCACCTCAGAATTCTCCCTGGGAAAAAACTTCCCTTCCATTTTGTATTGTTAATTACGATACTCTCAGCTTTTTCTTTTATGATTCTAAGTATGTATTTAAATAAGACATGCTTTGGCTTATCCTTTATTTCTATTCTTCTTATGATTGTGTATGCCTATGCAAAGCGTGTTACCTATTTATGTCATTGGATGCTTGGTCTTGTTTATTATCTAGCAATTCTTATGAATTTTTATGCATTGTCTGCAGGCTACCTCTCCTTAAAGATGTTCAGTATAGCTTCTTTATGGGGACTAACAGCAGCAATGATCATTGCTGCTAATGATATTATTTATGCGATTCAAGATTTGGATTTTGATAAGCAAGAAAAGTTATACAGTATTCCCGCCTGTTTTGGTGAGGAAAAAGCAATTCGCATTGCTTCGGCATGCTTAATAATGAGCTTATTATCATATATGGCTGTGATATTACTTGCATCTTTCACGAAGTGGGGAATTATGCTATCTATTTTCCCGGTCCTAGTCATTGGTAAAACTATTAAAAATTATCACAAGATAGGTGAGGGGAACGATAAACTAGAGAAATGTTTCTTTAGAGGAAACGTTTACCTTGCTTTATCCTTTTTCGTAGTTATGGTAGGTTTATTCATTTTGTAA
- a CDS encoding CPSIT_0556 family inclusion membrane protein translates to MTTPAEIQLRNSENQIKNIAVLANNRDFIKTERQTLLLTISIFVLGIILLLTGISMVILPLGGLPSALTISLGVSGIVLGSVVIAYCLKIVYSHNAIWRQNYLEIRNALRKHGLPVPREKNSEPVLSLLFPSPVDVLTYGKVHCMGKTRTIIAMGEIVLGIGCIVGALISELLLTMWFRPGISIGLGIAGAALFVGGLQDIRAFSLSAQGITHLYLMQHERGRRKTERNLLEQCLKNTETSSALLKDRLQEMNAKNINLSAELSLKTEKLAQRESSISVFNPETADLEEEKLDNPTPPVGSSWMNTLSSSISSGAGLLASLLFPTVSSERKDSSPSSLPTPPHPLFSVVQETQLDTEPLSPNNDDEESDKFEDAVEIIQ, encoded by the coding sequence ATGACTACTCCTGCTGAGATTCAACTTAGGAATTCAGAAAATCAAATAAAAAACATTGCTGTACTGGCAAATAACCGTGATTTCATAAAAACTGAAAGACAAACTCTGCTTCTCACCATCTCCATTTTTGTTCTTGGGATTATTCTGCTTCTTACTGGCATAAGTATGGTGATTCTTCCTTTAGGAGGACTTCCTTCAGCTTTAACTATCTCTTTAGGGGTTTCAGGAATTGTTTTAGGATCTGTAGTCATTGCTTATTGCCTTAAGATTGTCTATTCCCACAATGCTATCTGGAGACAAAACTATCTAGAGATCAGAAATGCTCTGAGAAAACACGGCCTACCCGTACCGAGGGAAAAGAATTCAGAGCCTGTTTTATCTTTACTTTTCCCTTCCCCTGTAGACGTTTTAACATACGGTAAGGTGCATTGTATGGGGAAAACAAGAACTATTATCGCCATGGGAGAAATTGTTCTTGGTATAGGTTGTATAGTCGGGGCTTTAATTTCAGAGCTTCTTTTAACTATGTGGTTCCGTCCCGGAATTAGCATCGGTTTAGGAATTGCGGGAGCAGCTTTATTTGTCGGTGGTCTTCAAGATATTCGTGCTTTTAGTTTAAGTGCTCAAGGAATTACCCACCTCTACTTGATGCAGCACGAGAGGGGGAGAAGAAAAACAGAAAGAAACCTTTTAGAACAATGTTTAAAAAATACGGAGACCTCTTCAGCTCTATTAAAAGATCGCCTTCAGGAAATGAATGCTAAAAATATAAATTTATCTGCAGAGCTTTCCTTAAAAACAGAGAAACTTGCTCAGCGTGAAAGTAGTATTTCAGTTTTCAATCCGGAAACAGCAGACTTAGAAGAGGAAAAATTAGACAATCCAACTCCCCCCGTAGGTTCATCTTGGATGAACACTCTTTCTTCATCGATTTCATCTGGAGCTGGCCTTCTAGCTTCTCTTCTTTTCCCTACAGTTTCTTCGGAGAGGAAAGACAGCAGTCCCTCTTCTTTACCAACCCCTCCCCATCCCCTATTCTCTGTCGTTCAGGAAACGCAACTCGATACTGAGCCGTTATCCCCTAATAATGATGATGAAGAATCCGATAAGTTTGAGGATGCTGTAGAAATAATACAGTAG
- a CDS encoding YitT family protein: MPHGARLTKFSFPLYFSKTLSWFILGGFLAACGVQMVLVPNELIDGGIVGLSLIASHFFGHKYLPFCLILFNLPFVILAFKQIGKYFVIQMMTAVLVFSCALWLIDSLPIWFGFSPIVFKGSEMETVVLGGAIIGVGCGLIIRHGGSTDGTEILGIIINKKRGYTVGQVILFANFFIFTLAGIVYRNWHTAFVSFLTFGIATKVMDMVILGLEDTKSVTIITSSPRKLGSILMENLGVGLTYIHAEGGYSGEPRNVLYIVVERLQLSQLKEIVHREDPHAFIAIENLHEVINGRRAN, encoded by the coding sequence ATGCCCCATGGAGCTCGTTTAACGAAGTTTAGCTTTCCTCTGTACTTTTCCAAGACTCTAAGTTGGTTTATTCTTGGAGGATTTCTAGCCGCTTGCGGCGTTCAAATGGTCTTAGTTCCTAATGAGCTTATTGATGGTGGTATTGTAGGGTTATCCCTAATTGCTTCTCATTTCTTTGGCCATAAGTATCTTCCTTTCTGCTTAATCCTATTTAATTTGCCCTTTGTTATTTTAGCCTTTAAACAAATCGGTAAGTATTTCGTAATTCAGATGATGACAGCGGTTCTCGTCTTTTCCTGTGCTCTATGGCTTATTGATTCCCTGCCAATATGGTTTGGATTCAGTCCTATAGTCTTTAAGGGGTCGGAAATGGAAACCGTAGTGTTGGGCGGAGCCATCATTGGGGTGGGGTGCGGTTTAATTATCCGTCATGGAGGATCCACAGATGGTACTGAGATTCTAGGTATCATCATAAATAAGAAAAGGGGGTATACTGTTGGGCAGGTTATCCTTTTTGCTAACTTTTTCATTTTTACATTAGCTGGGATTGTCTATCGGAATTGGCATACAGCTTTTGTGTCTTTTTTAACTTTCGGTATCGCCACGAAAGTTATGGACATGGTGATTTTAGGGCTGGAAGATACGAAATCTGTTACTATTATCACCTCTTCGCCAAGAAAATTGGGTAGTATCCTTATGGAAAACTTAGGGGTGGGTCTTACCTATATTCATGCTGAGGGGGGGTATTCTGGGGAACCTAGGAATGTTCTTTATATTGTTGTAGAACGTTTGCAGCTTTCTCAATTGAAAGAAATCGTCCACAGAGAAGATCCTCACGCGTTTATTGCTATTGAAAATCTTCATGAAGTAATTAATGGTAGACGAGCTAATTAG